From Lampris incognitus isolate fLamInc1 chromosome 13, fLamInc1.hap2, whole genome shotgun sequence, one genomic window encodes:
- the cutc gene encoding copper homeostasis protein cutC homolog isoform X3 — protein sequence MIRPRGGDFLYSEQEADVMKRDVAAMKSHGADGLVLGALTEDGRVDTELCTTLLAAAHPLPVTFHRGNLRLFETSSGVRFFTFFTQAFDMVQDPAAALETLVSLGIRRLLTSGCDNSALEGLPLIKCLVEQAKGRITIMPGGGITERNLQRILEGSGAHEFHCSARSGRDSAMKFRNNRVTMGATFSAPEYNLKVADVLKVQTLNAIARNIL from the exons ATGATCCGTCCACGGGGCGGCGACTTCCTGTACTCGGAGCAGGAGGCGGACGTGATGAAGAGGGACGTAGCGGCGATGAAAAGCCACGGGGCGGATGGACTCGTGCTGGGGGCCTTGACGGAGGACGGACGGGTGGACACCGAGCTCTGCACCACATTGCTTG CTGCAGCTCATCCTTTGCCTGTCACCTTCCACCGAGGTAACCTTCGTCTTTTCGAGACTTCAAGCGGCGTTCGTTTTTTTACCTTTTTTACTCAAG CCTTCGACATGGTTCAGGACCCCGCGGCTGCTCTGGAGACTTTGGTGTCACTTGGGATTCGGCGTTTGTTGACCAGTGGTTGTGACAACTCTGCATTGGAGGGACTCCCTCTCATCAAATGTCTGGTCGAGCAA GCTAAAGGCAGGATTACTATCATGCCAG GAGGTGGGATCACAGAGAGGAACCTTCAGAGAATTCTGGAAGGATCTGGTGCTCACGAGTTCCACTGCTCTGCACGCTCTGGTCGAGACTCAGCCATGAAGTTCAG GAATAACCGCGTGACCATGGGAGCCACGTTCTCAGCACCTGAATACAACCTGAAGGTGGCAGATGTCCTCAAAGTCCAAACACTCAATGCCATTGCTAGGAACATTTTGTGA
- the cutc gene encoding copper homeostasis protein cutC homolog isoform X1, giving the protein MAEGFFMEVCVDSVESAVNAEQGGACRLELCCSLSEGGLTPSIGLLQVVKQRVKIPVYAMIRPRGGDFLYSEQEADVMKRDVAAMKSHGADGLVLGALTEDGRVDTELCTTLLAAAHPLPVTFHRGNLRLFETSSGVRFFTFFTQAFDMVQDPAAALETLVSLGIRRLLTSGCDNSALEGLPLIKCLVEQAKGRITIMPGGGITERNLQRILEGSGAHEFHCSARSGRDSAMKFRNNRVTMGATFSAPEYNLKVADVLKVQTLNAIARNIL; this is encoded by the exons ATGGCTGAGGGCTTCTTCATGGAGGTGTGTGTTGACTCTGTGGAGTCTGCTGTCAATGCGGAGCAAGGAG GTGCATGTCGACTTGAACTCTGCTGCAGTCTGTCAGAGGGAGGCCTCACCCCCAGTATAG GTCTTCTGCAGGTGGTGAAGCAGCGTGTCAAAATTCCGGTCTACGCGATGATCCGTCCACGGGGCGGCGACTTCCTGTACTCGGAGCAGGAGGCGGACGTGATGAAGAGGGACGTAGCGGCGATGAAAAGCCACGGGGCGGATGGACTCGTGCTGGGGGCCTTGACGGAGGACGGACGGGTGGACACCGAGCTCTGCACCACATTGCTTG CTGCAGCTCATCCTTTGCCTGTCACCTTCCACCGAGGTAACCTTCGTCTTTTCGAGACTTCAAGCGGCGTTCGTTTTTTTACCTTTTTTACTCAAG CCTTCGACATGGTTCAGGACCCCGCGGCTGCTCTGGAGACTTTGGTGTCACTTGGGATTCGGCGTTTGTTGACCAGTGGTTGTGACAACTCTGCATTGGAGGGACTCCCTCTCATCAAATGTCTGGTCGAGCAA GCTAAAGGCAGGATTACTATCATGCCAG GAGGTGGGATCACAGAGAGGAACCTTCAGAGAATTCTGGAAGGATCTGGTGCTCACGAGTTCCACTGCTCTGCACGCTCTGGTCGAGACTCAGCCATGAAGTTCAG GAATAACCGCGTGACCATGGGAGCCACGTTCTCAGCACCTGAATACAACCTGAAGGTGGCAGATGTCCTCAAAGTCCAAACACTCAATGCCATTGCTAGGAACATTTTGTGA
- the cutc gene encoding copper homeostasis protein cutC homolog isoform X2, with protein sequence MAEGFFMEVCVDSVESAVNAEQGGACRLELCCSLSEGGLTPSIGLLQVVKQRVKIPVYAMIRPRGGDFLYSEQEADVMKRDVAAMKSHGADGLVLGALTEDGRVDTELCTTLLAAAHPLPVTFHRAFDMVQDPAAALETLVSLGIRRLLTSGCDNSALEGLPLIKCLVEQAKGRITIMPGGGITERNLQRILEGSGAHEFHCSARSGRDSAMKFRNNRVTMGATFSAPEYNLKVADVLKVQTLNAIARNIL encoded by the exons ATGGCTGAGGGCTTCTTCATGGAGGTGTGTGTTGACTCTGTGGAGTCTGCTGTCAATGCGGAGCAAGGAG GTGCATGTCGACTTGAACTCTGCTGCAGTCTGTCAGAGGGAGGCCTCACCCCCAGTATAG GTCTTCTGCAGGTGGTGAAGCAGCGTGTCAAAATTCCGGTCTACGCGATGATCCGTCCACGGGGCGGCGACTTCCTGTACTCGGAGCAGGAGGCGGACGTGATGAAGAGGGACGTAGCGGCGATGAAAAGCCACGGGGCGGATGGACTCGTGCTGGGGGCCTTGACGGAGGACGGACGGGTGGACACCGAGCTCTGCACCACATTGCTTG CTGCAGCTCATCCTTTGCCTGTCACCTTCCACCGAG CCTTCGACATGGTTCAGGACCCCGCGGCTGCTCTGGAGACTTTGGTGTCACTTGGGATTCGGCGTTTGTTGACCAGTGGTTGTGACAACTCTGCATTGGAGGGACTCCCTCTCATCAAATGTCTGGTCGAGCAA GCTAAAGGCAGGATTACTATCATGCCAG GAGGTGGGATCACAGAGAGGAACCTTCAGAGAATTCTGGAAGGATCTGGTGCTCACGAGTTCCACTGCTCTGCACGCTCTGGTCGAGACTCAGCCATGAAGTTCAG GAATAACCGCGTGACCATGGGAGCCACGTTCTCAGCACCTGAATACAACCTGAAGGTGGCAGATGTCCTCAAAGTCCAAACACTCAATGCCATTGCTAGGAACATTTTGTGA